The Muricauda sp. SCSIO 65647 genome includes a region encoding these proteins:
- a CDS encoding sodium:proton antiporter produces MLELAGIIILGIIAQWVAWRLKLPAILPLILIGLLVGPIATLYTADGSKLIEPIWNGYKGLFPGDGLYNFVSLSISIILFEGGLTLKRAEIRNVGPVITKLITVGTIITFVCAGLAAHYIFDLSWQISFLFSALIIVTGPTVITPILRNIPLKKDVSTVLKWEGILIDPIGALVAVLVFEFISVGEGQAFTKTALIEFGKILLFGTTFGFTFAHALAFAIKRNFIPHYLLNVVSLSVVLLVFVESDVFAHESGLLAVVVMGMVLGNMNLPNLKELLYFKESLSVLLISILFILLAANINIDDMLLIYNWKTALLFAIIVFLVRPIGVFISAWGSHLKVNEKMFIGWVGPRGIVAAGIASLFGSKLILRGEPGAEYITPLVFMIVLGTVLLNATTARLFARLVGVFLTKSEGILIVGASAASRLIAQYLKDNNRHVVLIDNNQTNIDKAKKLGVEGIAADIYSDTLTDNIELNDVGYLMALTANSDINRYAIDKLGKQFGENGAFRLVNGDEMNDSERNQKEGLFSQTDDFIKLMEAVRKNPTIHEIGLKDREHYESLVEISSADDDIVPIFLKDAEGDLKIIPAFSQEPEPIKKGYKLVYLGKEFDLQTDQASN; encoded by the coding sequence ATGCTCGAACTCGCCGGAATCATCATTCTCGGAATCATTGCCCAATGGGTGGCGTGGCGCTTGAAATTACCAGCTATTCTTCCTTTGATTTTGATAGGATTGTTGGTGGGGCCAATTGCCACATTATATACTGCCGATGGCAGCAAGTTGATAGAACCTATTTGGAATGGCTATAAAGGGCTTTTTCCGGGTGACGGTCTCTATAATTTTGTTTCACTCTCGATCAGCATTATACTTTTTGAAGGAGGGTTGACATTGAAAAGGGCTGAAATCAGAAATGTTGGCCCCGTCATCACCAAACTGATTACCGTCGGCACCATTATAACCTTTGTTTGTGCCGGTCTGGCCGCCCATTACATTTTTGACCTTTCATGGCAGATTTCCTTTTTGTTCTCAGCTTTGATCATTGTTACCGGGCCTACGGTGATTACCCCCATTCTTAGAAATATTCCACTTAAAAAAGATGTTTCAACGGTATTGAAATGGGAAGGCATTCTCATCGACCCCATAGGAGCTTTGGTGGCGGTATTGGTTTTCGAGTTCATCAGTGTGGGCGAGGGGCAGGCGTTCACCAAGACGGCTTTGATAGAGTTTGGGAAAATTTTGCTATTTGGCACCACCTTTGGTTTTACCTTTGCCCATGCCCTGGCATTTGCCATTAAAAGGAACTTCATTCCACATTATCTCTTGAACGTTGTGTCATTGTCTGTGGTGCTCTTGGTATTTGTAGAGTCAGATGTCTTTGCCCATGAATCAGGTCTCTTGGCGGTTGTGGTAATGGGAATGGTCTTGGGCAATATGAACCTGCCCAATCTTAAGGAGCTGCTTTATTTCAAAGAATCATTGAGCGTGCTTTTGATTTCCATTCTTTTCATTTTGTTGGCCGCGAACATCAATATCGATGACATGTTGTTGATCTACAATTGGAAAACGGCCTTACTGTTCGCCATTATTGTTTTCTTGGTACGGCCAATCGGTGTTTTTATAAGTGCTTGGGGGTCTCACCTCAAGGTCAATGAAAAAATGTTCATCGGATGGGTCGGCCCCAGAGGTATCGTAGCAGCTGGTATTGCTTCACTTTTTGGGTCGAAACTGATTCTTAGGGGCGAGCCGGGCGCAGAGTACATTACCCCATTGGTGTTTATGATCGTACTGGGCACGGTGTTACTGAACGCCACTACCGCACGGCTTTTTGCTAGATTGGTGGGGGTCTTCTTGACCAAGTCAGAGGGCATTTTGATCGTGGGTGCCTCTGCAGCATCAAGATTGATCGCCCAGTACCTAAAAGACAACAACCGACATGTGGTATTGATCGATAACAATCAGACCAATATTGACAAGGCCAAAAAACTGGGTGTCGAAGGCATCGCTGCAGATATTTATTCTGACACACTGACCGACAACATCGAACTGAACGACGTCGGCTATCTGATGGCCCTGACCGCAAATTCTGATATCAATCGATACGCCATTGACAAGTTGGGAAAACAATTTGGCGAGAACGGGGCATTTCGTTTGGTGAACGGTGATGAGATGAATGATTCTGAGAGAAATCAAAAGGAAGGACTGTTTTCACAAACCGATGATTTTATAAAACTTATGGAGGCCGTTAGAAAAAATCCGACCATACACGAGATAGGCCTCAAAGACAGAGAACATTACGAAAGCCTGGTCGAAATCAGCAGTGCCGACGATGACATCGTTCCTATTTTTTTAAAGGATGCGGAAGGAGACCTGAAGATTATTCCCGCTTTCAGCCAAGAACCTGAACCAATCAAGAAAGGATATAAATTGGTGTATTTGGGGAAGGAATTTGACCTACAGACCGATCAAGCTTCAAATTAA